A genomic window from Lotus japonicus ecotype B-129 chromosome 1, LjGifu_v1.2 includes:
- the LOC130732074 gene encoding defensin-like protein gives MHASKSLNSLYNTTPLTQIIAKQNMKRKSSLSLGLFFLLLIAFASRVVQTEARVCQSQSHRFRGGCWGDHNCALVCRNEGFSGGRCRGFRRRCFCTRLCN, from the exons ATGCACGCTTCCAAGTCCCTGAATTCACTATATAACACCACCCCACTCACTCAGATTATTGCAAAGCAAAACATGAAGAGGAAATCATCACTTTCACTTGGGCTATTCTTCTTGCTCCTCATTGCCTTTGCTTCTC GGGTCGTGCAAACAGAGGCTAGGGTGTGTCAATCACAGAGCCACAGGTTCAGGGGTGGATGCTGGGGTGACCACAACTGTGCGCTAGTATGCAGGAACGAAGGTTTCTCCGGCGGCAGATGCCGTGGCTTCCGCCGCCGCTGCTTCTGCACCAGGCTTTGTAACTGA